In Nitrospira sp., one DNA window encodes the following:
- a CDS encoding DUF4136 domain-containing protein has translation MQGWWSGAAAMFVACAVGCSAIDVRTDFDSTVDFSRFKTFAFSGMTDLNQSGRLDNSLVRDRLESMLERELRQKGLTQTSLDQHPDLLVHYWVGVKDKQQVQSRPSAPASSWGDGYGWGSGYTGDLSYEYREGTLITDLVEPANKALVWRATMVAELREGVEENIQLTEKAIKKAFKNYPPPRTK, from the coding sequence ATGCAGGGATGGTGGAGCGGAGCGGCGGCTATGTTCGTGGCCTGTGCCGTAGGGTGTAGCGCGATTGATGTCAGGACCGACTTCGATTCGACCGTCGATTTCAGCCGGTTCAAGACATTTGCGTTTTCCGGAATGACGGACCTGAATCAAAGCGGGCGACTGGACAACTCCCTGGTTCGAGATCGACTCGAGAGCATGCTCGAGCGGGAACTTCGGCAGAAAGGGTTGACGCAGACCAGCCTCGATCAGCACCCGGATTTGTTGGTGCATTACTGGGTGGGTGTGAAAGACAAACAGCAAGTGCAAAGCAGGCCCAGCGCTCCGGCGTCCAGCTGGGGAGACGGATATGGCTGGGGCAGCGGCTACACCGGGGACTTGTCGTACGAGTATCGAGAAGGGACATTGATTACAGATTTGGTCGAGCCGGCCAACAAGGCACTGGTGTGGCGAGCCACCATGGTGGCCGAGCTGAGAGAAGGCGTGGAAGAGAACATCCAACTGACCGAGAAGGCGATTAAAAAAGCGTTCAAAAATTATCCGCCGCCCAGGACGAAATAG